The following proteins are encoded in a genomic region of Mycobacterium sp. 155:
- a CDS encoding uracil-DNA glycosylase, translated as MAIAAECNSVRHSGRVQPAQLPHPSTGDLFDSPVPPGSGWPGDPAGPDTPVARTAARVRRLAAGAGSIAELDGLVSVCRACPRLVAWREEVAVVKRKSFADQPYWGRPATGLGSPRPRVLIVGLAPAAHGANRTGRVFTGDRSGDFLFAALHRAGLASQAHAVDAADGMRLIDTRMAAAVRCAPPGNAPTPAERATCAPWLDAEWRVVGDSVRVIVALGGFAWRSALDMVGSAARPAPKFGHGATATLTSAFGEVTLLGCFHPSQQNTFTGRLTAAMLDDIFVTARSIAFGTELGNEPGRP; from the coding sequence ATGGCTATCGCGGCCGAATGTAACAGCGTGCGGCACAGTGGACGGGTGCAACCGGCTCAACTGCCTCACCCCAGCACCGGAGACCTGTTCGACTCCCCGGTGCCGCCCGGTTCGGGCTGGCCCGGCGACCCCGCCGGCCCCGACACGCCGGTGGCGCGGACGGCAGCGCGGGTGCGACGCCTGGCCGCCGGTGCCGGATCCATCGCCGAACTCGACGGGCTGGTGTCGGTGTGCCGGGCCTGCCCGCGATTGGTGGCGTGGCGCGAAGAGGTCGCGGTGGTCAAACGGAAATCCTTTGCCGATCAGCCGTACTGGGGTCGGCCCGCGACCGGGTTGGGCTCGCCGCGGCCCCGCGTGCTGATCGTGGGGCTGGCGCCGGCCGCGCACGGCGCCAACCGGACCGGACGCGTCTTCACCGGCGACCGTTCCGGTGACTTCCTGTTCGCCGCGTTGCACCGGGCCGGTCTGGCCAGCCAGGCACACGCCGTCGACGCCGCCGACGGCATGCGGTTGATCGATACCCGGATGGCCGCCGCGGTGCGCTGCGCACCACCTGGCAACGCTCCGACGCCCGCCGAGCGGGCCACCTGCGCACCCTGGTTGGACGCCGAGTGGCGGGTGGTCGGCGACAGCGTGCGCGTGATCGTCGCGCTGGGCGGCTTCGCCTGGCGCTCGGCGTTGGACATGGTCGGCTCTGCGGCGCGGCCGGCACCCAAATTCGGCCACGGCGCCACCGCCACGCTGACCAGCGCCTTCGGCGAGGTGACGTTACTGGGCTGCTTCCACCCCAGCCAGCAGAACACGTTCACCGGCCGGCTCACCGCAGCCATGCTGGACGACATCTTCGTCACCGCCCGGAGCATCGCGTTCGGGACCGAGCTGGGGAACGAACCCGGCCGGCCGTGA